A stretch of Pyrenophora tritici-repentis strain M4 chromosome 7, whole genome shotgun sequence DNA encodes these proteins:
- a CDS encoding Ehrlichia-rpt multi-domain protein, with protein MVNNATITFTQPGVKPPVYVTSSLSGWAPLEMDVVGDEKTPEGDIVFRKHFSQTSKGSHQYKIRIGEDHWVLDESKETATDDQGIRNNVVHAQPLSHASPSTATPDATTVPEATSEKPTPVVSSELQEKPAHDRKDSMEEVQLHIPTEHAADAQPSAEQVKVDSPVDSETPKTSDVPLVVEKVDDKPAHEEENVEAHKTPDVPVVEKMDHEPAHEDDSEPHKMPDVSPVVENVDHQPTHGDASEPHKTPEAPPAVEKTHDEPAHEGESDFHKTPDVPVVVVEKVEDESAHGDASETSKTPDVPLVVEDVDNESAHGDASETSKTPEVPLVAEKVEDEPAHTDAPETSKTPEVPLVVVEKVDDKPAHGDDFGEDATTAQKVAHDLRASDPAPGKLTISPEFQHIEPGTDEDQAAPLFRHESIQADEPPLSPVMDTIDEESTQSSADHTSSGDAMDTPSEQEEETSELDLAPLLSHETGLRGQNELLDTPLLPHETSEDFVGKVDHAPIPEQAVENGGNATDPEGEDELDRYPLLSHESGFSDYKGSLVTTEYEDFEDEEPEHYMPFDEDRDDDGDAPLLPHERESAVASDAGSTFSQDEVPLSLESQPSFGYESDRTNEVFNGSGRQNIFRSRTNSSKLPHRLPQSDAEDENLNDPSLERFPTNRDQIFERVASIGLHLPEDEAMHDHPPQSPQPSVLSQACSSVDLVPVKSYTSLASVPEADDSDEDGDNGNADEHRYEFEALSSPVYISQKRIRMEKPSDFARDPNATPIIEEGKQLEQPADLGEAESVDKHDGANDVSRASNALHDAISKVEAKTTAKETQPVAEVDSELRQRRVPATQSPKPSNDSSPAPSPTKPTAEGKVAKAVSASALAQQPENRNDSLFVYIFGAVFGRLGRFLTACMGDRKRAR; from the exons ATGGTCAACAATGCGACCATCACATTCACCCAGCCGGGCGTAAAGCCCCCGGTATACGTCACGAGCTCGCTCAGTGGCTGGGCCCCGCTTGAGATGGATGTTGTTGGTGACGAAAAGACGCCCGAAGGTGATATTGTTTTTCGGAAGCATTTCAGCCAAACGAGCAAGGGAAGCCACCAGTACAAGATCCGCATCGGCGAAGACCACTGGGTGCTAGACGAGTCAAAAGAGACTG CTACCGACGACCAAGGTATCCGCAACAACGTTGTCCACGCACAACCACTCAGTCATGCCTCCCCTTCGACCGCAACACCAGATGCCACGACCGTGCCCGAAGCGACCTCGGAAAAGCCGACCCCGGTAGTGTCGTCTGAACTACAAGAGAAGCCTGCCCATGACCGAAAAGACAGCATGGAAGAGGTCCAGTTACATATCCCAACGGAGCACGCAGCCGATGCCCAACCTAGCGCCGAACAAGTAAAGGTGGATTCGCCAGTCGACTCTGAGACCCCCAAGACATCTGATGTCCCTCTTGTTGTCGAAAAAGTGGACGATAAACCTGCACATGAGGAAGAAAATGTTGAGGCTCATAAGACACCTGATGTTCCCGTTGTGGAAAAGATGGACCATGAACCCGCACACGAAGATGACTCTGAACCTCACAAGATGCCAGATGTCTCCCCCGTAGTCGAAAACGTGGACCATCAACCTACACACGGAGATGCCTCTGAACCTCACAAAACGCCCGAAGCTCCTCCCGCTGTGGAAAAGACCCATGATGAACCTGCACACGAAGGTGAGTCGGACTTTCACAAGACGCCGGATGTCCCTGTCGTAGTCGTCGAAAAGGTGGAAGACGAGTCCGCACATGGAGATGCCTCTGAGACTTCCAAGACACCTGATGTCCCTCTCGTAGTCGAAGACGTGGACAATGAGTCTGCACATGGAGATGCCTCTGAGACTTCCAAGACGCCCGAGGTTCCTCTCGTTGCCGAAAAGGTGGAAGACGAGCCTGCACACACAGATGCCCCCGAGACTTCCAAGACGCCCGAGGTTCCTCTCGTTGTTGTCGAAAAAGTGGACGACAAGCCTGCACACGGGGATGACTTTGGTGAAGACGCCACGACTGCCCAAAAGGTCGCTCATGATCTCAGGGCTTCGGACCCAGCCCCGGGTAAACTCACTATCTCACCCGAGTTCCAACATATCGAGCCTGGTACCGATGAAGATCAAGCAGCGCCGCTATTCCGCCATGAGTCCATTCAGGCCGATGAACCACCATTGTCGCCTGTAATGGATACCATAGACGAGGAATCCACACAATCATCGGCAGATCATACCAGTTCAGGAGACGCCATGGATACACCTTCTGAGCAAGAAGAGGAGACCAGCGAACTGGATCTTGCACCATTGCTCAGTCACGAGACTGGTTTGAGAGGCCAGAACGAACTACTAGACACTCCACTACTTCCCCATGAGACAAGCGAAGACTTCGTCGGTAAGGTCGACCACGCCCCCATTCCAGAGCAGGCTGTTGAAAACGGCGGCAATGCGACTGATCCTGAAGGAGAGGACGAGCTTGACAGGTATCCACTGCTATCCCATGAAAGTGGTTTCTCGGATTATAAGGGAAGCCTGGTAACTACCGAGTACGAAGACTTTGAGGACGAGGAACCTGAGCACTATATGCCGTTTGATGAAGATCGTGACGACGATGGCGATGCGCCTCTCCTCCCCCATGAACGCGAGTCAGCCGTTGCCAGTGATGCTGGCTCGACCTTTTCCCAGGATGAGGTTCCCTTGTCCCTGGAGAGTCAGCCAAGCTTTGGGTATGAGAGCGACAGAACAAACGAGGTCTTCAATGGATCTGGACGACAAAATATCTTTAGATCGCGAACGAACAGCAGCAAGCTTCCCCACAGACTCCCGCAGTCGGATGCTGAAGATGAGAATCTGAACGACCCTTCCTTGGAGCGCTTCCCAACCAACCGCGATCAAATCTTCGAGCGGGTTGCGTCCATTGGCCTCCATCTGCCCGAGGACGAAGCGATGCACGACCACCCCCCACAATCGCCACAACCATCTGTCCTGTCTCAGGCATGTTCTTCTGTCGATCTTGTTCCGGTAAAATCGTACACATCGTTGGCTTCTGTACCGGAGGCCGATGATAGCGATGAAGACGGTGACAATGGTAATGCAGATGAGCACAGATATGAATTCGAGGCACTGTCGTCCCCAGTATACATAAGCCAGAAACGCATACGCATGGAAAAACCGTCGGACTTTGCGCGCGACCCGAATGCCACGCCGATTATAGAGGAAGGCAAGCAGCTCGAGCAACCTGCTGATCTTGGTGAAGCAGAAAGCGTCGATAAGCATGACGGTGCAAACGACGTCTCACGAGCATCAAACGCCCTGCACGATGCTATCTCCAAGGTTGAGGCCAAAACGACCGCCAAGGAGACTCAACCTGTTGCTGAGGTCGATTCAGAGCTCCGCCAGCGTAGAGTGCCTGCTACACAATCACCAAAACCATCGAACGATTCATCCCCCGCTCCTTCCCCTACCAAGCCCACTGCCGAAGGCAAGGTCGCTAAAGCAGTTTCGGCATCAGCCCTTGCCCAGCAACCCGAGAACCGCAACGACAGTTTGTTTGTCTACATCTTCGGTGCCGTGTTTGGCCGTCTCGGTCGCTTCCTGACTGCCTGTATGGGCGACCGGAAACGAGCTAGGTGA
- a CDS encoding EriC, Chloride channel protein EriC, whose protein sequence is MSSSSHSSSQRGRNNTSTTRNLNGKQPAVEDDRSDEEALLADDPLDPDLPEQLSFKRKSKAPTSSFAFSRYLPSAPSSSRASPIPRSHPTNGSTELILNYLDTPGNAGEHLQDTKDANGQDWYIEGPGRRVGYDDLTAIDWIFEYAKERQRLRYLYTGTSGVLGHIKQLADASQVWIILVAAGILSGAIAAFIDVASDWLADLKTGYCHNVDGDGQFYLNKSFCCWGHEAEHACHDWNSWGHAMGIRSVGGRYVVEYIFFVLFSVLFAACASFLVREFSPYAKHSGIPEIKTVLGGFVIRHFLGGWTLVTKTIGLCLAVASGLWLGKEGPLVHVACCSANLFMKLFSNVNGNEARKREVFSAAAAAGISVAFGAPIGGVLFSLEQLSYYFPDKTMWSSFVCAMVAAVTLQACNPFRTGKLVLYQVTYHSGWHDFELIPFAFTGILGGLFGGLFIKLNMGVAEWRKNRQYLKGEVTEVVIVSFITALINFPIKFMRAQASELVHILFAECADLTEDTLGLCKSGKANTGVIALLLISAALGVILASFTFGLQIPAGIILPSMAIGGLFGRAVGLSVQVIQGAWPTLFVFKSCEPDVPCVTPGTYAIVGAAAALAGTTRMTVSIVVIMFELTGALTYVLPIMIAVMISKWIGDAIAPRGIYESWIQFKGYPFLDNRDEDGSAIPDVSASHVMTRIEDLTAITATGHTIGSLRQMLSQYRFRGFPVIDNSRDALLLGYISRTELQYALQTAVTPPRDLAAETEAYFAHQPLSDPTTSLDLRPWMDQTPITLNARASFPLTVSMFQKLGLRYVLFTDRGMLKGLLTKKDVWYVLNGMEEDNEDGSAGEDSRRGRLRADGDDDEDSEEAGLLSTPDEELDVSLGTQGR, encoded by the exons ATGTCCAGCTCTTCACACAGCTCGTCCCAGCGTGGGCGTAACAACACTTCGACAACCCGAAATTTGAATGGAAAGCAACCAGCCGTTGAAGACGACCGCAGCGATGAAGAGGCACTGTTGGCCGACGACCCACTAGACCCCGACTTGCCGGAACA GTTATCTTTCAAGCGCAAATCCAAGGCGCCCACTTCATCCTTCGCCTTTTCGCGATACCTCCCATCGGCCCCCTCAAGTAGCCGCGCGTCGCCGATTCCACGATCGCATCCCACAAACGGCTCCACCGAGCTTATCTTGAATTACCTCGATACTCCTGGTAATGCAGGCGAACACCTCCAAGACACCAAAGATGCCAACGGGCAGGATTGGTACATTGAGGGGCCAGGGCGCCGAGTAGGATACGACGATCTTACGGCCATCGACTGGATCTTTGAATACGCCAAAGAACGTCAACGTCTACGGTATCTTTACACCGGCACAAGTGGCGTGTTGGGGCATATAAAACAACTGGCAGATGCAAGTCAAGTCTGGATCATCTTGGTCGCTGCGGGCATCCTGAGTGGAGCAATCGCAGCCTTCATAGATGTCGCAAGCGATTGGCTGGCAGATCTCAAGACTGGATACTGTCATAACGTCGACGGCGATGGCCAGTTCTACCTAAACAAGAGCTTTTGCTGTTGGGGACACGAGGCGGAGCACGCATGCCACGATTGGAACTCGTGGGGTCATGCAATGGGAATCCGTAGTGTGGGTGGGAGATATGTCGTAGAGTACATCTTCTTTGTGCTATTTTCG GTGCTCTTTGCGGCATGCGCTAGTTTCTTGGTCCGTGAGTTCTCTCCATATGCGAAGCACAGTGGTATACCTGAGATCAAGACGGTCTTGGGAGGGTTCGTTATACGTCATTTCCTAGGTGGATGGACATTGGTCACAAAGACGATTGGACTG TGCCTCGCGGTCGCATCGGGTCTCTGGCTGGGCAAAGAAGGCCCATTGGTACATGTAGCATGTTGCTCAGCGAATCTATTCATGAAACTGTTCAGCAACGTCAATGGCAATGAAG CCCGAAAACGAGAGGTCTTCTCCGCAGCAGCTGCAGCCGGTATCTCAGTCGCATTCGGCGCCCCTATTGGCGGTGTACTGTTCAGTCTTGAACAGCTGTCATACTACTTTCCAGACAAAACCATGTGGAGCAGCTTTGTGTGCGCCATGGTCGCTGCGGTCACCTTGCAAGCCTGTAACCCTTTTCGCACCGGCAAACTTGTCTTGTACCAAGTCACATACCACAGTGGATGGCACGACTTCGAACTGATACCTTTTGCATTTACTGGCATCTTGGGTGGGCTGTTTGGCGGTCTCTTCATCAAGCTCAACATGGGGGTTGCCGAGTGGCGCAAAAACCGGCAATATCTCAAGGGAGAAGTGACTGAGGTCGTCATCGTGTCCTTCATCACGGCACTCATCAACTTCCCCATCAAATTTATGCGCGCCCAAGCTTCCGAACTGGTGCACATCCTGTTTGCCGAGTGCGCAGATCTTACAGAGGATACGCTCGGACTATGCAAGTCTGGCAAAGCAAACACGGGAGTCATTGCCCTCCTGCTTATCTCGGCGGCCTTGGGAGTCATATTGGCGAGCTTTACGTTCGGTCTCCAGATTCCTGCCGGTATCATTCTACCTTCCATGGCCATCGGAGGTCTCTTTGGTCGCGCAGTTGGACTGAGCGTGCAGGTCATTCAGGGAGCTTGGCCAACCCTGTTCGTCTTCAAGTCCTGCGAGCCTGATGTACCCTGCGTGACACCAGGTACCTACGCTATTGTTGGTGCTGCAGCAGCGCTTGCAGGAACGACACGTATGACTGTGTCGATTGTGGTCATCATGTTTGAACTCACAGGCGCACTTACATACGTACTGCCGATCATGATCGCTGTTATGATCAGCAAATGGATCGGCGACGCTATCGCTCCGCGCGGTATCTACGAGTCCTGGATCCAATTCAAGGGTTACCCTTTTCTCGACAATCGTGACGAAGATGGTAGCGCCATTCCAGACGTCAGCGCAAGCCATGTCATGACGCGCATCGAAGACTTGACCGCTATCACGGCAACAGGTCACACTATTGGATCATTGCGCCAAATGCTGTCACAATATCGATTTCGTGGCTTCCCTGTCATTGACAACAGTCGCGACGCTCTCCTGCTCGGCTACATCTCTAGAACGGAGTTGCAGTATGCATTGCAGACGGCTGTGACGCCTCCGCGAGATTTGGCCGCCGAAACGGAAGCATACTTTGCACATCAGCCCCTCTCGGACCCTACAACATCTCTGGATCTACGTCCATGGATGGATCAAACACCTATTACACTCAATGCCAGAGCCAGCTTTCCATTGACAGTTTCCATGTTTCAGAAGCTCGGCCTGCGCTATGTCCTTTTTACAGATAGGGGCATGCTCAAGGGGCTTCTCACGAAGAAAGATGTTTGGTATGTCCTGAACGGCATGGAAGAAGACAATGAAGACGGTAGTGCAGGCGAAGATAGCCGTAGAGGCAGACTCAGGGCGGAtggcgatgacgacgaagATAGTGAAGAAGCAGGGCTACTTAGCACACCAGACGAAGAGCTAGACGTGTCCCTGGGTACACAGGGTAGATAG
- a CDS encoding AdhP, Zn-dependent alcohol dehydrogenase: MADTKVQTFDIPKTCKGGVVVNEGPDFHVEVQDLPVPECGPTDVLIKLNATGICHSDLHFMLNDWAMPKMSDLGTRCAGHEGAGVIVKVGEHVKTLKPGMRAGYKPVQDTCGACESCRDGNECYCQKAVITGLMVDGSYKQYVLSPERYTTLIPDGVSDFVAGPIMCSAATIYTSLKESGLRPGDWAVFPGAGGGVGLQGVQLASAMGLRPVAIDTGAEKEKLCMEVGRAEHFIDFKKVENVAEEVIRTCGGIGAHGVFVTAVQSYPSSISYLGKRVGGKVMCVGLPPAGTQHIDVDPNQMCFFKQSVHGTLVSSMADVDKTLDFARRGLLRPIYTVYPMSQFNEAVQKLKRGEIAGRAVVDFNQE, translated from the exons ATGGCAGACACTAAAGTCCAGACCTTCGACATCCCCAAGACATGTAAAGGGGGTGTTGTTGTGAACGAAGGCCCAGACTTTCATGTTGAGGTGCAAGACCTCCCAGTGCCCGAGTGTG GACCCACGGATGTTCTTATCAAGCTTAATGCGACTGGCATATGCCACTCAGATCTTCACTTTATGCTCAACGACTGGGCGATGCCGAAGATGTCAGATCTTGGCACAAGATGCGCTGGACACGAAGGCGCAGGCGTCATTGTCAAAGTCGGAGAGCATGTCAAGACTCTGAAGCCTGGTATGCGGGCTGGATATAAG CCTGTGCAGGATACTTGTGGGGCTTGTGAGAGTTGTCGCGACGGTAATGAATGTTACTGCCAAAAAGCCGTCATTACCGGACTCATGGTTGACGGCTCGTACAAGCAATACGTCCTCTCGCCCGAGCGATACACGACCTTGATTCCAGACGGCGTGAGCGACTTTGTTGCAGGACCCATCATGTGCTCTGCTGCTACGATATACACTTCACTCAAAGAATCCGGACTACGACCCGGTGACTGGGCCGTTTTTCCTGGTGCTGGAGGTGGTGTTGGACTTCAAGGAGTCCAATTGGCCTCGGCCATGGGTCTCCGCCCTGTAGCCATTGATACTGGGGCTGAGAAGGAAAAGCTGTGCATGGAAGTAGGACGCGCGGAGCACTTCATCGACTTTAAGAAAGTCGAGAATGTGGCCGAGGAAGTAATACGGACGTGTGGTGGGATTGGCGCGCATGGTGTCTTTGTCACTGCTGTGCAGTCGTACCCGTCTTCGATATCATATCTGGGCAAACGAGTTGGTGGAAAGGTCATGTGCGTCGGGCTGCCGCCGGCCGGTACTCAGCATATCGATGTTGACCCTAACCAAATGTGCTTCTTCAAGCAGAGCGTACACGGCACGCTTGTGAGCAGCATGGCAGATGTGGATAAGACGCTTGATTTCGCGCGCCGCGGACTTCTCCGACCAATCTACACGGTCTACCCTATGAGCCAGTTTAATGAAGCGGTGCAGAAGCTGAAGCGTGGGGAGATTGCTGGTAGGGCTGTAGTCGATTTCAACCAGGAGTAG
- a CDS encoding KatG, Catalase (peroxidase I) — protein sequence MSQGECPVKKVPNVAGSGTRNTDWWPNELRTNILRQHDPRQNPLGPDFNYVEEFKKLDYDALKKDLNALMTDSQDWWPADFGHYGGLFIRMAWHSAGTYRVTDGRGGGGDGQQRFAPLNAWPDNVSLDKARRLLWPIKQKYGNKISWADLMLLTGNVALESMGCPTFGFAGGRADTFQSDESVYWGGETEWLGSDVRYADGAKGVKGEGIMDGDQHKTDKSEPHTSRNLEQPLAAAHMGLIYVNPEGPEGIPDPVAAAHDIRTTFGRMAMNDAETAALIIGGHSFGKTHGAAPSENTGPDPNSEDLATQGFGWMNKHGRGNGPDTITSGLEVTWTGTPTKWSNKYLEYLYKFEWELEKSPAGANQWVAKTDEHIIPDAYDQNKKHKPRMLTTDLAMRMDPAYEKITRRWLEHPQELHDTFVRAWFKLLHRDMGPRSRWLGPEVPKEVLIWEDPVPQPEGELIGESDIATLKKQVLDAGVEPAKLIRTAWASAASFRGSDKRGGANGARIRLAPQKDWEVNNPKELAEVLKALEGVQSKFNSGSKKVSLADLIVLAGTAAVEKAAGVQVPFTPGRTDATQEQTDAKSFEHLEPVTDGFRNYGKGTDRVRTEQLDVDKAHLLRLTAPEMVVLTGGMRALNANWDGSSHGVFTKRPGQLTNDFFVNLLDNNLEWKAADSSKELYEGFDRKSGQKKWTATRHDLVFGHHPELRAVAETYAQADNTDKFVKDFVAGWEKIMNNDRFDIKNKSVSAQSRGANKPRL from the exons ATGTCCCAAGGCGAGTGCCCAGTGAAGAAGGTACCCAACGTCGCCGGCAGTGGTACCAGGAACACCGACTGGTGGCCCAATGAGCTCAGGACAAACATTCTCCGCCAGCACGACCCCAGACAGAACCCTCTCGGCCCCGACTTCAACTATGTCGAAGAGTTCAAGAAGCTCGACTACGATGCCTTGAAGAAGGACCTCAATGCCTTGATGACCGACTCGCAGGACTGGTGGCCTGCTGACTTTGGTCATTACGGTGGTCTCTT CATCCGAATGGCATGGCACTCTGCTGGAACCTACCGTGTTACCGACGGTCGTGGTGGTGGCGGTGATGGACAGCAGCGCTTTGCTCCCCTCAACGCCTGGCCCGACAACGTCTCCCTCGACAAGGCTCGCCGCCTCCTCTGGCCCATCAAGCAAAAGTACGGCAACAAGATCTCATGGGCCGACCTTATGCTCCTCACCGGCAATGTCGCCCTTGAATCCATGGGCTGTCCGACTTTCGGTTTCGCCGGTGGCCGTGCCGACACCTTCCAGTCCGACGAGTCGGTCTACTGGGGTGGTGAGACTGAGTGGTTGGGCAGCGATGTCCGCTACGCTGATGGTGCAAAGGGTGTCAAGGGCGAGGGCATCATGGACGGCGACCAGCACAAGACTGACAAGAGCGAACCCCACACATCGAGGAACCTCGAACAGCCATTAGCTGCCGCACACATGGGTCTCATCTACGTGAACCCCGAAG GTCCCGAAGGTATACCCGACCCAGTTGCCGCCGCTCACGACATCAGAACAACCTTTGGCCGCATGGCTATGAACGACGCGGAAACCGCTGCCCTCATCATCGGTGGCCACTCTTTCGGAAAGACCCACGGTGCTGCTCCCTCTGAGAACACCGGCCCAGACCCCAACTCCGAGGACCTCGCAACACAAGGATTTGGCTGGATGAACAAGCACGGTCGTGGCAACGGCCCAGACACCATCACCAGTGGACTTGAGGTCACCTGGACCGGCACACCCACCAAGTGGAGCAACAAGTACCTCGAGTACCTCTACAAGTTTGAGTGGGAGCTGGAGAAGAGCCCTGCTGGTGCCAACCAATGGGTTGCCAAGACCGACGAGCACATTATCCCTGATGCGTACGACCAGAACAAGAAGCACAAGCCAAGAATGTTGACCACTGATCTGGCTATGCGTATGGACCCTGCCTACGAGAAGATCACTCGTCGCTGGTTGGAGCACCCCCAGGAGCTCCACGACACTTTTGTTCGTGCATGGTTCAAGCTTCTCCACCGTGATATGGGTCCTCGCTCCAGGTGGCTCGGTCCCGAGGTTCCCAAGGAGGTCCTTATCTGGGAAGACCCCGTTCCTCAGCCAGAAGGCGAGCTCATCGGCGAGTCCGATATTGCGACGCTGAAGAAGCAGGTTCTCGACGCTGGCGTTGAGCCCGCCAAGCTTATCCGCACTGCTTGGGCTTCGGCAGCTTCGTTCCGTGGTAGCGACAAGCGTGGAGGTGCTAACGGCGCCCGCATCCGCCTCGCTCCTCAAAAGGACTGGGAGGTCAACAACCCCAAGGAGCTCGCTGAGGTCCTCAAGGCTCTTGAGGGTGTTCAGTCCAAGTTCAACAGCGGCAGCAAGAAGGTTTCCCTCGCCGACTTGATTGTACTTGCCGGTACCGCTGCTGTTGAAAAGGCCGCCGGTGTACAAGTTCCCTTCACACCTGGCCGCACCGACGCCACACAGGAGCAGACTGATGCCAAGTCTTTCGAGCACCTTGAGCCTGTAACCGACGGTTTCCGCAACTACGGCAAGGGAACCGACCGTGTCCGTACTGAGCAGCTTGACGTTGACAAGGCCCACCTTCTCCGCCTCACAGCACCCGAGATGGTTGTCCTCACTGGTGGTATGCGTGCGCTGAACGCCAACTGGGACGGCTCATCTCACGGCGTCTTCACCAAGCGCCCCGGTCAACTCACCAACGACTTCTTCGTCAACCTCCTCGATAACAACCTCGAGTGGAAGGCGGCCGACTCTAGCAAGGAGCTCTACGAGGGTTTCGACCGCAAGTCCGGCCAGAAGAAGTGGACAGCTACCCGCCACGACCTAGTATTTGGTCACCACCCTGAACTACGTGCGGTTGCCGAGACATACGCCCAGGCCGACAACACGGACAAGTTTGTCAAGGACTTTGTGGCAGGGTGGGAGAAGATTATGAACAATGACCGGTTCGACATCAAGAACAAGTCGGTGAGTGCACAATCGCGCGGGGCAAACAAGCCTCGTCTCTAG
- a CDS encoding Lipase-3 domain containing protein gives MAPATTTERKSRKKQSSKTSRKRSSSRKPHVSSSVPEQYLQDYASPVQASPAQHETPQQSYFQKATRPPPVSHGYSTSPPQRPVYAQSPQSFAQRMQAYESSTQQPVLPFASQSTLRFGSSPPQKVRDERPFQEQWDNFDRMAAKSYANLRDMAGKSVTNLTANYIERPTAAVATKSMKTLCRGAALYDVITSKFDSVITSIDDEKFSGKEQDLMVENVELLQEAQGASPPLGEIRPQAPNKVYPESGSGKGSNHFSKVWLYANSRLPPHLPPFKVYLPTYPLVCLAATYSEKAYTRPGAKKNSEMETHIPADWRSGTKAMVIKSIPIEELNTIVFAIRGSQTFMDWAVNYNSAPDSPSKFLDDPSNLCHAGFLYVAKKMVKPVAERLKVLLQENPSRANCSLLITGHSAGGAVAALLYAHMMSTKIESELNHLTGFFKRVHCITFGAPPVSLRPLKKPEDKRHRKSLFYAFINEGDPIPRADKSFLRSLLKLYATPAPSASSVNLSQPPPVPPKCKTKFNLTPRLTRPSRTSLQTNNTSSTSSSLPAWPIPPCTLSPAGRLVVLRQRVGSRKEDDIEAVTVDEEMLRKVVYGDLLKHQMTVYKTRVEGVAVRAVTANGC, from the coding sequence ATGGCGCCTGCGACCACAACCGAGCGTAAGAGCAGGAAGAAGCAGTCATCGAAGACCAGCAGGAAGCGGTCTTCGTCGAGGAAGCCCCATGTGTCATCTTCAGTACCCGAACAATACCTGCAGGATTATGCGTCTCCAGTTCAGGCGAGTCCTGCTCAGCATGAGACGCCCCAGCAGTCTTATTTTCAGAAGGCAACCCGGCCACCGCCAGTTTCGCATGGCTACTCCACAAGCCCGCCGCAGCGACCGGTATATGCCCAATCGCCTCAATCTTTTGCCCAACGTATGCAGGCATATGAGTCTTCCACGCAGCAACCTGTATTGCCATTTGCGAGTCAGTCGACACTGCGGTTCGGTTCATCACCACCTCAGAAAGTACGGGATGAACGGCCATTTCAGGAGCAATGGGATAATTTTGACCGCATGGCCGCAAAGTCCTACGCGAACCTTCGGGATATGGCTGGAAAGAGTGTGACAAACTTGACTGCGAACTATATTGAGCGGCCCACCGCCGCAGTCGCGACGAAGAGCATGAAGACCCTTTGTCGTGGAGCTGCGTTATACGATGTCATCACCTCCAAATTCGACTCTGTGATTACTAGTATCGATGATGAGAAATTCAGCGGTAAAGAGCAGGATCTTATGGTGGAGAACGTCGAGCTGCTGCAGGAGGCTCAAGGAGCGAGTCCGCCACTGGGTGAGATCAGGCCTCAGGCTCCGAACAAGGTGTATCCGGAGTCAGGCAGTGGCAAAGGATCGAACCACTTTTCCAAAGTATGGCTCTATGCCAACTCGCGACTACCACCTCATCTGCCGCCTTTCAAGGTCTATCTACCGACCTATCCCCTAGTGTGTTTGGCAGCAACGTACTCTGAAAAGGCGTACACCCGTCCAGGCGCCAAGAAGAACAGCGAGATGGAAACGCATATTCCTGCGGACTGGCGTAGCGGTACCAAAGCCATGGTCATCAAATCTATCCCGATAGAGGAGCTGAACACGATTGTCTTTGCCATCCGCGGGAGTCAGACGTTCATGGACTGGGCCGTGAACTACAACTCAGCACCTGATAGCCCGAGCAAGTTTCTCGACGACCCATCGAACTTGTGCCACGCGGGCTTTCTTTATGTAGCGAAGAAGATGGTTAAGCCTGTTGCAGAACGGCTCAAAGTCTTACTCCAGGAGAATCCTTCGCGCGCGAATTGCAGCTTGCTCATTACAGGCCACTCCGCAGGCGGAGCCGTGGCAGCATTGCTATACGCGCATATGATGAGCACCAAGATTGAGTCTGAACTCAACCATCTTACTGGCTTCTTCAAGCGCGTGCACTGCATCACGTTTGGCGCACCGCCCGTCAGCCTGCGCCCTTTGAAGAAACCAGAAGATAAGCGACACCGCAAGAGTCTCTTTTACGCCTTCATCAACGAGGGTGATCCGATCCCGCGAGCGGATAAGAGCTTCCTACGTAGCTTACTCAAACTCTACGCGACACCCGCACCCTCGGCGTCCAGCGTTAACCTCTCGCAACCACCGCCGGTCCCGCCGAAATGTAAAACAAAATTCAATCTCACGCCCCGTCTTACTAGACCTTCAAGGACATCTCTGCAGACAAATAATACCAGTTCGACTAGCTCGTCACTTCCAGCCTGGCCCATACCGCCATGTACCTTGTCGCCCGCGGGCCGACTCGTCGTCTTGCGCCAGCGCGTCGGAAGTCGCAAGGAAGACGACATCGAGGCTGTGACTGTGGACGAGGAAATGTTACGGAAAGTGGTATATGGAGATTTGCTAAAGCACCAAATGACCGTCTACAAGACTAGAGTGGAGGGTGTGGCCGTGAGAGCCGTCACAGCAAACGGTTGTTGA